The stretch of DNA AACTACATTGTGATTTGAGTTCTGATTTCCACAGGCACACAGTATACACAACAATCATACAAAGTAAGTGAGTCTTTCCCCTTCAAATGGATTAACAAGAAGTGGATAGAAGGTTTTCACGTGACTTCAATGGCAACTGCTGGAAGTCGTTGGGGTGTTGTTATGTCACGGAATGCGGGATTCAGTGATCAGGTTTGCTGTTTATTTGTATTCTAATCTATGATATGATATTGTTGGAATAAAAGCTTTTATGCTTTGTTTGAGTATTTGTTTTCCTTTCCTGCCTTTATTTGGAATGTTTTGTATTTCATTGAAAATCACTATTACTACATGGCCTGGCTTTGGTCTGAGTAATATTCTAAACTGGTGTGCTTGAAATCGTCTTTGGATCAGATCTTAATTTAGTTTTACCACCCTGCCAACAAAGTTTAATAGAATTTAGCCAAAATTCACCCATTTTCTAGAGAGTGGTTATTGTCTTGTTAGCAATTTGGTCCTTTTATTGAACTCATTCTAATTCATGTAAAAAAAGAGTTTGTTAATTGTTCCGGATGAAGATGGTGACATTTTGTTTTCCGAATTGGCTGGAACTAAGTAGTATGGTTGGCACCTAGCTTATGAGTTGGGATTACCAAAACGTGCTTTGCAGGACTGATTCCTTGGATGCAGTTACTACTATCCCGGACAGAGTTCATCACAGGTTCCATTCTTACGCGCAGATATGCTTCAGCAGGTTGTGGACCTGCTGCATCGGGATTCGACAGTTTCTCTGTCTTATGTCCTTTGTGACGCTAAACAGTGGGTGCTTTATGTCATTGGTCATCTCCGATGGGATTAGGCTCCTTGCTCATTTTGGATTCTATAGGAGCTCCGACTTGAGtttttttgctttgtttttcCTTTCTGTTATTTTGGCGGGCTTCCGCCTTAATGTCACTGAAAAAAAACTGTTCCTCTTAGTAAACACTTTATTAAACACCATAAGCTAAATTTCTTGTTACTTATAATAAAGCGGCAATTTTTCCCTTGTCTTCTCTGCTCTTCTGCTCTGCAGTTAACATCTCTTTTTGTTACTTTCTCATCGTCCACCTTTTACATGTAGGTTGTTGAACCTGATTTTCTCTATCCTAGCGAAGGAATCCATAGACGATGGGATAATGGTTACAGGATCACAGAAACTGCTGCTACATGGGATCAATATGCTCTTATATTAAGCAATTGCATTTTAGCCTTCCTTGGCAGGGTCTGCAAGCTGCCACcaaaatgcaaaaatatgaaaatttttgcAATATGAAGTTCTCAACTCGTGCTGAGGTATACGCATCTTGTTTCCCCTTGTTTCCCCTTGTTACATACTCGCTCCGGAATTGAACATAAGTGAAAAAGTCCATCTAAAATAGTTTCGTGACTACAAACTTGTTGTTCTTAGGTACTTTGCAAGTCATATCCCGTGGAGTTTGCGTCTTACTTTCATTATTGCCGCTCCTTGTCATTTGATCAACGACCAGATTATGGATATTTGAAGCGCCTGTTTTGAACCTGATATCTTTTTTACTATTGTGTTCATGGAATATCGTGGTAGAAAAGAATCACGTGGTCCGAAGAGAAATTATCGAAGAAAAACTCACAACGCAGAGAGAAAATGTAACCATTGTGACGAAACTGCCCCtatgtaaaaaattgaattgacgaAACTACCCTATGTATGCATAAACGTTCTCAAATACATGTGGGTCAAGTATATGTATATGCGTAGAATTACTGTGTTCCAGTAACATTTCTACAACTTTAGACAATTTATTTGCAACGAAAATTTTACTTCTCAGATCAACTtcctggaaaaaaaaatagaaattatgggGAAAAAAGATATAAGATAATGCATTATCTTATATTcagaaactttatttattttttttattttgctttataCAAATAATGGGCTACATGTGTCCCATATGGGCTAGCCCGTATTTTAAACTGAATTTTATGATCGGGCTAAAAGTCATAAAAAAGAATCGGGCTAATATTTTAAGGTTCAAACTCTATATATATTCGGGTTTGGCAAGACAACCAAACAAGTTAGTCCATTTTAACAGCTCTACCTCaaaagacaaaaattgtgtatttttttaataagaaattgtgtattttctttattatagttgcaaaacaaattataggcaataattattaaaaaatattgtgtattCTGTTTACTACGTGTCTCTTAAATATGATTAGTCAATAAGGATGAAAATTTGACCCATCCACAGTAGGCACCCGAAAAAAATACCCGCAACGGGTAGAGTAAAACCCACATTTGGATACGAGCATTggtatgagtaattacccaTAAAAATGAGCgggtatttattttatatcccaccacatacccacataatatatatctatttattttgtttatattattatataataatatatgtatatcaattttaaaaaataaaactctatTAAACcttatacatttttaataaaaatgtttatttataagataatgcAAACTCAATGTGAATATatcaacaaatatatgaattttagcaTGAGGTTGgtaatgattttgtttataattttcattagtcgaCATTaaaatctcttaattttttttaattctcttaaaattatgtgatattttataattgatcgatgAATTTTTCGTAAAAATGCGGGTAGCGAGTACGATATGgatacttaggtacccataggatATGTGCACGggtacaaaggttgttacccaaGCAGGTATGAGAATGGATACATGTATTTTTTCAACGTGCGGGTATGGGAATAGGTATCATAGTAATCTTACCATACcttacccattgtcatccctaataatcaaaatatttatcataaaataattatacagAAATATTTTCAATGATACATCATAATTTTAGTCTGAGTTTTAATCTCCCAAAATTCTTAtcattgatattataaaaatttaattttaaatttaatccaCCCGTGCGAAGCACGGGTAAAACCCTAGTGATAGACAAATTGACATTATATAGGTTAACATTAAACAATAACCATAACTGAAGTATTAATAGAATCTGGCTATGGTTACCAACAGGGACGGATTTAGTGTGGGGCAGTGGGGTCAGCCGACCATACTTgtctattatatttttagttaatactagtattatttatgcAATGTGACCCTACATATCTGgtatattatcatttttatagaGTCAATTTATTAcactataacaaatataaaattaataagactaatttataataggcaaaattacactagagatcctttatcttatttatttgtaacagattggtcctttatcttttttttgtcccaaattagtcctttatctttatgATTACGCACATACTAatcctttttttcattttttaataaaaatatgatgatgTGTCTAGCCACGTAGGATAATGTTatttcttcaataatttttttaatgaaaatttaaaaattccaGAAATCATATGAAGATTCATCATtgatcatcatcttcttcatcatattCATCCTCTTTTTCATTACACTTTAACAAAAGCACCCAAATACGCCTcattatataaatttatgtgttttgtttacctcaatttttttttaaactccaAAATCAAATTCCCCAATTCTTATTAAACCCTAAattaccaaataaaaaatatgagatgATAAATATGAGTTTTCATCGACccaaaaaatcttaaaattgaaataaccCAAAATATGTTCTGGGTTTTAACACTTCCAATTCTCACCGTGTTTTCTACTACAATGTTGCTTTATTCCTATCAAATCTCACAAAGCTTGGATTTTTATTTACCACCAATTTTAAAGAACCACCCTTcaaattaaatcaagaaaaaaatgaagaacaaaactTTAAAGAAATTCTGGAAAAGAGCTTTAAagaaatcaaaaaaaaaattgaagaacatAACTTTAAAGAACAGAACTGTTTTGCTCGTGGAACAGTTGGTGAGGGAAAAAGAAGCATGATGTAAATATAACACAGATCTGATTTGGTAAATTAGGATTTAATAAGAATTGGGAATTTTGATTTTGGAGTTTAAAAAAAGATCGAGGTAAACATAATACATAGATTTATACAATTTTGAGGTGTATTTGAGTGTTTTTGTTAAAGTGTAATGAAAAAGAGGATGaatatgatgaagaagatgatgaacaatGATGAATCTTCATATGATTTCtggaatttttaaattttcattaaaaaaattattgaagaaatAACATTATCCTACGTGGCTAGACAcatcatcatatttttattaaaaaatgaaaaaaaggacTAATATGTGCATAATtataaagataaaggaccaatttgggacaaaaaaaagataaaggaccaatctgttacaaataaataagataaaggacctctagtgtaattttgcctttatAATACTAATGAGTATCTTAAGAGTATTGACTAATAAACCAAAATAAGTAATTTGgtataagaaaatgttaaaattatataaataataatttatatttttttaagttataattTTGACTCCAGTTACTAAAattcctggatccgtccctgattACCAATTCATCAACCCGTTTGGATCAAAACCTACTACTTATTAGAAAATAGTGTCATTGCATATACATAATTTGGAACATTTTCTCTTAAATACGATTTGTTTATAAAGGTAAGAAAATGTTCACATACTTACAAGTACACCGGATGATGCAAGAGCCATTGCTTTACAACATTCCCAAATGTGTGCTTATTCTTTGTTAAAACCAACACTTTCTAGTAACTTTCTTCACACTACAACATGCATCATACTATATCACCTACCACCAAGTTCATAACAATACCATCCCTTGCCATAATGTGTGCTTATTCTTTGTTAAAACCAACACTTTGTATCCATCAAGCATATTCTACCAATAATACAGTATTTAACAATTTGACCATGACAGAATCCTGTAATAAGGTAACAATTGCAACATTTATTCAAGCAACGTACGAACAGAAAAATAGAATTTGTTACAAATTCAACTTAATAGATGTATTGGATTACCTGTTTCGAAAAGGCCCGCTCATGCTGGAGGGAGCATCCCCACTTAGTGATTGGTCCGTTAGTTCGCGCAAATCCGAATAAGTTATTACGGATGAGCCACATGCAGGGAAACTTGCACGTGTAGTTCTGGCCGGGCTTTCCTGAGTAGATTTTGAAAGACAATTTTGGTAAAACAaagtcttgaagattttaaaagattttataggattgtatttacttttaaaacttttttgaaAGACTATTTACAATCCAGATTTTCCaatttggattttgatggatttatTCCACAGATTATCAAGATTTCAAAAGATTTTAAGGATTTTTAAGatttataaaatttctaaaaatacttttttttgttaaggtacaaaaaagatgaaaaacgataaaaaaaaaatcccctaATAACAAAAATACCTAATTAATTATGTATAATCATCTGGTGATAtgagtaaacaaaaaaatagacaaaaaacAGATATCCATTAATAATATAAGTCAATTCTGTATTTGAACGATTAACAAATCCTGTCCTATGATGAATATATGTTGAACTTTTGTTTTGATCTGGACATATATCATAAACAATCAATGATCAAAAATTTAGAGACAGGTTGTGCATAAAAACTCTATTCAAGTTGCAAGAAAGAATTGtcgtaaaaaaaattgcagaaaGACGATGATAGAAGTCAGTAAACCAACAAGATAGGAAATGCGCCAGtaattgttttcaattgcaaTAAGATAGGAAATGCGAAATCTAAACTTATCTCTTAGAAATTAATCCGCCAGATAATAAAGGAATAGTAAGCGATATAACGCCAGTTACCAAGCAGGAATATGAGAGAGATTCGAAAGCACTTAACCTACTTTTCTCATCTGAAACCACCTATTACCTTTACATTTTGTCATTTActtttaactatatatatatatatacttcgTGTAATTAGATAATCAAATATGTGACTGCACAGATGAAAAAATCAACTAGAgatgaaagaagaagaattattttgttttttattgatTCCAATGATAAGCTTACATAACAACATGCCTGAAAGTCccctttaaaaataaactaaccacatgattcattattattttatcctAAAAGATCATATAAAAAAGTTAACGTATTTCATTACAACATGATTAAGGATACACCCTTTCAATAATTGTTTCCCACATAATTGAGGCCAATAAAATCTTAAGAAAGTAGGCAAGAGACAGTTGGATTAGTATTTGTAGCAGTTCCATATGCATTGTTACAAATAACTGAAAGTTTCTTTCCCGGTTGATTTGATTCAATGTTGATTTGATCCAATATAATATTATGACAACCATCGGGACTACAATCTAAATCAATAGCCGTGTTACCCTCACAAGTTCCATCAAATCCTCGATATGTTACATCACTTATCGAAACATCTGTATCctaaaaatttcaacaaatataCCCGTGGCATCAGTATAATATTATGTATATGAATGAATTGTTGAAATGTTAAGATATTAATAATATGAACATGTaaactaatatgtgtaccaGCTCCAAATATTTATTATAACGTTGATCTATAATTATTGGGTTCTTAACATTATCTAGAATGATGTCTTCAAAAGTAATACGTTTTGCATAACCCGAACCACCCTGCAAAAAATGGAACAATGAATGTGTTGTCATAGCGTTGCAGATTTGTTTAAAAGTAAGTACTataagattttcaatttttttaataaggatGAAATTTGAAAGATCCATATATTTGtggaaaacataaaaatatttaaccatATTAGTCGTATACTCACCGGAGTTGTCTTGATTCTTCCTCCATTTGAAGTTCCGATGAAGGTGCAATTCCGCACATAAACATCAGAAACTTGATCATCAGCTCTTACTTTACCAAGGCTGCCAACACTAATAAATTCATAAAGCACACATTTTTATGAGatttgtgaaaaataaaaatacatgtacaatataaaatttacaattcTAAcacttcaaattaaatttttggatGTCAataattcaaactctaaactaatagtATAACATAAACTGCAAGCGAAAACTGCTGCCCATTGATTCTCCGCTAGTGCAATTCTTGTGCAACCAAATCTGGTTGAAGACATTCATGCTAATGACCTGGCTAAAAAACAAAGAATTGACCAATAGACCCCTAGGTTGGACTACATTCAAGATCCTCCATCTTGGTGCGGTATTATATTCCTCTTTTAAACCCCTAAGATGCTCATGACTtagatattttgaaaaaatggaAGGAAAATGAGGCAAATGACATTGGTCATACGTGTATATTGATGGGGAAAAGAATGCGGCAGCTATTAATTATTTGAAGAACCGTTCTGCTGCTAGGGAGGAGCAATTTACAGAAGTGGTGTCTAAGGCCAAGAAAAAGAAGGGAATATCTGGTTATACTACCCGCTCTTCGGGTTGGAAGTTTGGTTAGTTACCCgatgtttctttttgtttctttttatttttctagttTTCTTTCCTTTGTTTGGTTTGCTTTTCTTTCTTGCTCTTTTTTCTTGAGATGGTTTCGGTTTATGTATATGAAATTAAACTTTAGAtcgaaataaaatatataaacctTATCCCATGTCCTGGTCCGCAAGTAACCCTAGTAGCATTTATAATAGAGGATCCACCGTTGATGGCAATACAATCATCACCTGTTTGAAAGAATAACCATATATtaaatttacacaaaaaatgttaattattttaaggatgacgactatatatatatatatatatatatatatatatatatatatatatatatatatatatataaatttacaaattttaatatttattaatataatgtTTAGTTATtgctaactttttttttatattaattttgccttttttttcaTAACAACTTATGTTTGACTATCTTTTACAAAATAACAtaatgattttttaataatcctaaaaagtaaaaatatcataagataatattaaaaaataaaataatattttttcaattatactaaaatgtaaaaatatcaTAAGATAATATAAAGTTTATTTACCAGATTTTATGTTGGAATCTTCTATCAAGATATTACTAGAAAAAGAAATGTCAATGCCA from Trifolium pratense cultivar HEN17-A07 linkage group LG5, ARS_RC_1.1, whole genome shotgun sequence encodes:
- the LOC123884369 gene encoding probable polygalacturonase At3g15720 — encoded protein: MQSFIIFVIVLGFISPCLCTRLNVGTKGSNNSVMDNGAIGDGKSDDTQAFATTWSNVCKTGGILVIPEEKSFLVTKLHFSGPCPGKIHIQFDGQIVAPPKETWKSGESLISIENLKGLTIDGNGQGGADGDGSTWWQCNGCQRPGIFHFHNCQDLSVSNIKITNSPRNHISINKCSGATFSHIFIDSPQTSPNTDGIDISFSSNILIEDSNIKSGDDCIAINGGSSIINATRVTCGPGHGISVGSLGKVRADDQVSDVYVRNCTFIGTSNGGRIKTTPGGSGYAKRITFEDIILDNVKNPIIIDQRYNKYLELDTDVSISDVTYRGFDGTCEGNTAIDLDCSPDGCHNIILDQINIESNQPGKKLSVICNNAYGTATNTNPTVSCLLS
- the LOC123883604 gene encoding casein kinase 1-like protein HD16 isoform X1, translating into MQVAILIKELELIMKQWEKNYYITSIAGVTNGSSLVVLSKGTQYTQQSYKVSESFPFKWINKKWIEGFHVTSMATAGSRWGVVMSRNAGFSDQVVEPDFLYPSEGIHRRWDNGYRITETAATWDQYALILSNCILAFLGRVCKLPPKCKNMKIFAI